One region of Bombus affinis isolate iyBomAffi1 chromosome 3, iyBomAffi1.2, whole genome shotgun sequence genomic DNA includes:
- the LOC126914362 gene encoding peroxisomal membrane protein 11C yields the protein MTIALISEYLETHQGRDKFLRTLSYMAKFATLGTSSNETEKKLKIFSSQMSECRMILRLLDDIPTIHYAMTYGWGKEEPDRLIRCVELMQILVDIMFGPVEHTFWAGKHKLIEIDTEAWNNASTWFWIISLQLSLLKSLRKLKQFNNYKMHLSKTNCNTRIALKTVRRQRWNELLTCIRLVLDISYAVSYLPSGTFWGGQLKTWQVGALGTLSSLIGLYQALNKRAKHKSS from the exons ATGACTATTGcattaatatcagaatatttgGAAACACATCAAGGTAGAGATAAATTTTTGAGAACATTGTCTTATATGGCAAAATTTGCTACGTTGGGCACATCCTCaaatgaaacagaaaagaaattaaaaatatttagcaGTCAAATGAGTGAATGCAGAATGATTTTAAGATTATTAGATGACATACCAACCATTCATTATGCAATGACATATGGATGGGGAAAAGAG GAGCCAGATCGGTTGATCAGATGTGTGGAATTAATGCAGATTTTGGTGGATATTATGTTTGGCCCAGTAGAACACACTTTTTGGGCTGGCAAACATAAATTGATTGAAATTGATACTGAAGCATGGAATAATGCTTCAACATGGTTCTGGATAATTTCTCTGCAACTGTCATTGTTAAA atcTCTGCGAAAATTAAAGCAGTTTAACAATTATAAGATGCATCTTAGTAAAACTAACTGCAATACAAG AATTGCCTTGAAGACAGTAAGAAGACAGAGGTGGAATGAATTACTAACTTGCATAAGATTAGTCTTAGATATAAGTTATGCAGTTAGTTATCTGCCATCTGGCACATTCTGGGGAGGACAGTTAAAAACTTGGCAAGTTGGGGCGCTTGGAACATTGTCTTCCTTGATTGGTTTGTATCAAGCTTTAAATAAACGAGCCAAACACAAAAGTTCATAA